From one uncultured Paludibacter sp. genomic stretch:
- a CDS encoding conserved hypothetical protein (Evidence 4 : Unknown function but conserved in other organisms) translates to MLGYNKILPFLFLIFLLTISEITLAQQQKRIIVDKKGNGDFITLQEAINSVRAFDPDGNAIIFVKEGVYHEKVVVPEQICNIKIIGENKEKTIITNNDHAKINNMGTFRTYTLQIRGNDVILENLTIENNAERVAQAVALHTEGDRIWIRNCNLLGNQDTFYANGENRRLYVENSYIEGTTDFIFGGATAWFENCKIYCKQNSFITAARTPQNIKYGFVFNNCKIALADSVNSVYLGRPWRAYAMTVFMNCDLPKGINPKGWDNWRNPENEKTARYFEYNNTGEGSKIAERVKWAKILTKKESKNITRKKVLGDFNKQIINKNN, encoded by the coding sequence ATGTTGGGATATAATAAAATATTACCGTTTTTATTTCTGATTTTTCTGTTGACAATATCTGAAATTACTTTAGCGCAACAACAAAAGAGAATTATTGTAGATAAAAAAGGAAACGGCGATTTTATTACTTTACAGGAAGCAATTAATTCTGTAAGAGCATTTGACCCCGACGGAAATGCAATCATTTTTGTGAAAGAAGGAGTTTATCACGAAAAAGTTGTCGTTCCTGAACAGATTTGCAATATAAAAATTATTGGAGAAAATAAAGAAAAAACCATTATAACAAATAACGACCACGCCAAAATAAACAACATGGGTACTTTTCGTACTTACACGTTGCAGATAAGAGGAAATGATGTTATACTGGAGAATTTGACAATTGAAAATAATGCTGAGCGAGTTGCACAAGCGGTGGCGCTACATACCGAAGGCGATAGAATATGGATTAGAAATTGTAATTTGCTTGGAAATCAGGATACGTTTTATGCAAACGGTGAGAACAGACGGCTTTATGTTGAGAATAGTTACATAGAAGGAACCACCGATTTTATTTTTGGAGGAGCAACAGCGTGGTTTGAAAATTGTAAAATTTATTGCAAACAAAATTCATTTATTACGGCAGCGCGCACGCCACAAAACATAAAGTATGGATTTGTTTTCAATAATTGCAAAATTGCTTTGGCTGACAGTGTAAATTCGGTATATCTCGGTCGTCCGTGGAGAGCGTATGCAATGACAGTTTTTATGAATTGCGATTTACCCAAAGGAATCAATCCAAAAGGTTGGGATAATTGGAGAAATCCTGAAAATGAAAAGACCGCCCGTTATTTTGAATATAATAATACAGGCGAAGGAAGCAAAATAGCGGAGCGGGTGAAATGGGCAAAAATTCTCACAAAAAAAGAGAGTAAAAACATAACAAGAAAGAAAGTTCTTGGCGATTTTAATAAACAGATAATCAATAAAAATAATTAA
- a CDS encoding putative Pectate disaccharide-lyase (Evidence 3 : Putative function from multiple computational evidences) has protein sequence MKKILLIASLLLANTLLISAQKVWNFSETTLFSAQTFTTTTTIDGLTIVASADKTIVIDGNNKSIDDYSFTQRLKLGGSGTVDIRNVNFAIPTGDWTITVYGMGSSSGVQRTLVVSDGTSEISTFVNDGTAIGKASINYTNTSESTLYMYSLSSGFNIYLIKYEDASLSRTEDVSDSKQVVDVQYFDVLGKKINSDSKGLVIKKITYEDGTAGVVKTYIKSK, from the coding sequence ATGAAAAAGATTTTACTTATTGCCTCTTTATTATTGGCAAATACCTTGTTAATTAGTGCTCAAAAAGTATGGAATTTTTCAGAAACAACTCTTTTTTCTGCACAGACATTTACAACAACTACTACAATTGATGGTTTAACAATTGTAGCATCTGCAGACAAAACAATTGTCATCGATGGGAATAATAAAAGCATTGATGACTATTCTTTTACTCAAAGATTAAAATTAGGCGGTTCAGGTACTGTTGATATCCGAAATGTGAATTTTGCTATTCCTACAGGCGATTGGACAATAACAGTTTACGGAATGGGTTCTTCTTCAGGCGTCCAAAGAACATTGGTGGTATCAGATGGAACAAGTGAAATATCGACTTTTGTAAATGACGGAACTGCCATAGGCAAAGCTTCTATAAATTACACAAACACGTCAGAAAGTACTCTTTATATGTATTCTTTATCAAGTGGATTTAATATCTACTTGATAAAATATGAAGATGCGTCATTGTCAAGGACAGAGGATGTGAGCGATAGCAAACAAGTGGTTGATGTTCAGTATTTTGATGTTTTAGGTAAAAAAATTAATAGTGACTCCAAAGGTCTTGTAATTAAAAAAATTACTTATGAAGATGGAACAGCCGGAGTTGTAAAGACTTACATAAAAAGTAAATAA
- a CDS encoding conserved hypothetical protein (Evidence 4 : Unknown function but conserved in other organisms) has protein sequence MNRRIYSILTFFLLCFFTVSAKSKDYRYDYLYKNLPFKMPKLEKPNFPKHTVSIKDFGGVGDGITLNTNAFNNAMEQLSQQGGGTLLVPKGIWFTGPIVFHSNINLHLDKGALILFSPDFNLYPIVETVFEGLDTRRCQSPISGKDLVNVAITGEGSINGYGEAWRPLKKNKVTLIQWKKITSSGGIVKDDTWYPSESSYHGAQISDMNVPHGDLTEQQWLDIKDFLRPVMVSFIRCKNVYLQGVLFENSPSWNIHPLMCENVILDGIFSRNPAYAQNGDGLDLESCKNSIIVNCQFDVGDDGICIKSGKDEAGRKRATPTENVIVDNCKVFQGHGGFVVGSEMSGGVRNISVTNCQFLGTDVGLRFKSARGRGGIVENIYISDIYMFNIVTDSYLFDLYYGGKSAVEALEDENEISMEDKKYAINEGTPMFRNIFVKNIVSRNARRAMYFNGLPEMKISNIHIENAFISSIFGAELSNSKDIEFKDVYIEPQIGSALILKNVDNFKSEGFTYPKELEKPVDLKEKGNSNILISGTEIK, from the coding sequence ATGAATAGGAGAATATATAGTATTTTGACATTTTTTCTTTTATGTTTTTTCACCGTGAGTGCAAAATCTAAAGATTACAGGTATGATTATTTGTATAAAAATTTGCCATTTAAAATGCCCAAATTAGAAAAACCTAATTTTCCAAAACATACTGTCAGCATAAAAGACTTTGGAGGAGTTGGTGATGGAATAACGTTGAATACAAATGCTTTTAACAATGCAATGGAACAATTATCGCAGCAAGGAGGCGGAACATTGCTTGTACCGAAAGGAATTTGGTTTACAGGTCCCATTGTTTTTCATTCTAATATTAATTTGCATTTGGACAAAGGAGCGTTAATTCTTTTTTCGCCTGATTTTAATTTATACCCCATTGTAGAAACCGTATTTGAAGGATTAGATACGCGCAGGTGTCAATCTCCCATATCCGGAAAGGATTTAGTAAATGTTGCTATTACAGGAGAAGGTTCCATTAATGGTTATGGTGAAGCTTGGCGTCCTTTGAAAAAGAATAAGGTAACACTCATTCAATGGAAAAAAATAACTTCATCCGGTGGAATTGTCAAAGATGATACTTGGTATCCTTCTGAGAGTTCTTACCATGGAGCGCAAATTAGTGATATGAATGTTCCTCACGGAGATTTAACAGAGCAACAATGGTTGGATATTAAAGACTTTCTTCGTCCCGTAATGGTAAGTTTTATACGGTGTAAAAACGTGTATCTACAGGGAGTGCTTTTTGAAAATTCTCCAAGTTGGAATATTCATCCGTTGATGTGTGAAAATGTAATTTTAGATGGAATTTTTTCACGTAATCCTGCTTATGCACAAAACGGAGACGGATTAGATTTAGAATCTTGCAAAAATTCGATTATAGTAAATTGTCAGTTTGATGTAGGCGATGATGGCATTTGTATTAAATCCGGAAAAGACGAAGCTGGGCGCAAACGTGCAACACCTACCGAAAATGTGATAGTTGACAACTGTAAAGTATTTCAAGGACACGGCGGATTTGTTGTGGGAAGTGAAATGTCAGGAGGAGTTAGGAATATTTCTGTAACAAATTGTCAGTTTTTAGGAACCGATGTTGGTCTGCGATTTAAAAGTGCAAGAGGAAGAGGTGGAATAGTTGAAAATATTTATATATCAGATATTTATATGTTCAATATCGTAACCGATTCTTATCTTTTCGATTTGTATTATGGCGGAAAATCTGCTGTAGAAGCATTGGAAGATGAAAATGAAATATCAATGGAAGACAAAAAGTATGCGATAAATGAAGGAACTCCAATGTTCAGAAACATATTTGTAAAAAATATTGTGTCTCGTAATGCGCGCAGAGCAATGTATTTCAATGGATTGCCGGAAATGAAAATAAGTAACATCCATATAGAAAATGCGTTTATTTCTTCCATTTTTGGAGCTGAATTAAGTAATTCGAAAGATATTGAATTTAAAGATGTATATATTGAGCCCCAAATAGGTTCAGCTTTAATTCTAAAAAATGTTGACAATTTTAAATCGGAAGGTTTTACCTATCCGAAAGAATTAGAAAAACCGGTAGACTTAAAAGAAAAGGGAAATTCTAATATACTGATTTCAGGAACGGAAATAAAATAG
- a CDS encoding conserved exported hypothetical protein (Evidence 4 : Unknown function but conserved in other organisms), which yields MKKNLCVIYITFGLLFFNISAQNSISKTWVADLGNGTYKNPVLYADYSDPDVCRVGEDYYMTASSFNCIPGLPVLHSYDLVNWKIINYAIEKLTPEDVFSIPQHGNGVWAPSIRFHNNEFYIYYGDPDYGIFMVKTKNPEGKWSEPKIVKAGKGLIDPCPLWDEDGRVYLVHAFAGSRAGIKSLLAISELDSLGENVISNDRIIYDGHLIDPTIEGPKFYKRNEFYYIFAPAGGVSTGWQVVLKSKNIFGPYERKIVMAQGNTKINGPHQGAWINTVSGEDWFIHFQDKEAFGRVVHLQPMIWKNDFPVIGVDKDGDGCGEPVSEYRKPNVGKIYLIETPQESDEFNSNALSLQWQWHANPESWWSFPDITKGVLNLYSVPIPNNYKNLWNAPNLLLQKFPSDKFKVIVKWTFYPSENLIGERAGLIIMGVDYGVVTLEKTEKGLILYQAECLNADKGNKETVNKSVLINTSTLYLQAKVNSDSKCVFSFSTDGNRFKEIGKVFEAKPGKWIGAKVGLFCSRPQKTNDGGKVEVDWFRVDKY from the coding sequence ATGAAAAAAAATCTGTGCGTCATATATATAACTTTTGGTTTGCTGTTTTTCAATATTTCCGCGCAAAATTCAATATCAAAAACGTGGGTAGCGGATTTAGGTAACGGAACATATAAAAATCCTGTTCTGTACGCCGATTATTCTGACCCTGATGTGTGCCGTGTAGGAGAGGATTATTATATGACGGCTTCCAGTTTTAATTGCATCCCGGGATTGCCTGTTTTACATTCTTACGATTTGGTAAATTGGAAAATAATAAATTATGCCATCGAGAAATTAACTCCTGAAGATGTTTTTTCAATTCCTCAACACGGTAATGGAGTTTGGGCCCCTTCCATCAGATTTCATAATAATGAATTTTATATTTATTACGGCGACCCTGATTATGGTATTTTTATGGTAAAAACCAAAAATCCGGAAGGAAAATGGTCAGAACCTAAAATAGTAAAGGCGGGAAAAGGATTGATCGATCCTTGTCCGCTTTGGGATGAGGATGGTAGGGTTTATTTAGTTCACGCTTTTGCCGGAAGTCGTGCCGGTATAAAAAGTTTGTTAGCAATATCAGAATTGGACTCATTGGGTGAAAATGTAATTTCAAATGACAGAATTATTTATGACGGTCATTTAATTGACCCAACCATTGAAGGACCTAAATTTTACAAGCGTAATGAGTTTTATTATATTTTTGCTCCCGCGGGAGGAGTTTCTACCGGTTGGCAAGTAGTGTTAAAATCAAAAAATATATTTGGACCGTATGAACGGAAAATAGTGATGGCGCAAGGAAATACTAAAATTAATGGTCCACACCAAGGAGCTTGGATAAACACTGTTTCCGGGGAAGATTGGTTTATCCATTTTCAAGATAAGGAAGCATTTGGAAGGGTTGTTCATTTACAACCAATGATATGGAAAAATGATTTTCCTGTGATAGGAGTTGATAAGGACGGTGATGGTTGCGGTGAGCCCGTTTCAGAATATAGAAAACCCAATGTAGGTAAAATCTACCTTATTGAAACTCCACAAGAGTCTGATGAATTTAATTCTAATGCGTTAAGTTTACAATGGCAATGGCATGCAAATCCTGAAAGTTGGTGGAGTTTTCCGGATATAACAAAAGGCGTGTTAAATTTATATTCGGTTCCGATTCCAAATAATTACAAAAATCTTTGGAATGCACCCAACTTACTGCTTCAAAAATTTCCGTCCGATAAATTTAAAGTTATCGTAAAATGGACATTTTATCCTTCTGAAAATTTGATAGGAGAAAGAGCGGGACTTATTATAATGGGAGTGGATTATGGCGTTGTAACATTGGAAAAAACAGAAAAAGGGCTTATTTTGTATCAGGCGGAATGTTTAAATGCCGATAAAGGAAATAAGGAAACGGTAAATAAATCAGTTTTAATAAATACGTCAACATTATATTTGCAAGCGAAAGTAAATTCTGATTCTAAATGTGTGTTTAGTTTCAGTACGGATGGAAATAGATTCAAAGAAATAGGTAAGGTTTTTGAAGCTAAACCCGGAAAATGGATTGGCGCTAAAGTGGGTTTATTCTGTTCACGTCCTCAAAAGACAAACGATGGCGGAAAAGTAGAAGTAGATTGGTTTAGAGTGGATAAATATTAA
- the yteR gene encoding Unsaturated rhamnogalacturonyl hydrolase YteR codes for MKKIIYISLFLSLGLNVVSCKPKYYIRMADSEMTRNPQSWMLDFSDKPKWSYCQGLELQAILQVYNKTGEKKYFDYAESFADTMINNNGSIKTYELEKYNLDMLNSGKILFPIYDITQKTKYKKAIDLLKSQTDNQPRVSNGGFWHKKIYPHQVWLDGIYMAMPFLAQYGKEFNQPELFDDITSQIINAEKDLKDEKTGLLYHGWEESRQQRWSDPITGRSPNFWSRSIGWYMMALVDVLDFLPENHPKRTDIIRILNDLSKSLEKYQDKKTGMWYQVTDKGGKEGNYLESSGSIMFIYAWVKGAQKGYLPEEFLKKGEKAYQQYVEQFIKENPDGTISLTNVCSVAGLGGNPYRDGSYEYYISEPKRDNDAKAVAPFIMVSIMLNK; via the coding sequence ATGAAAAAAATAATTTATATATCACTTTTTCTGTCTTTAGGATTAAATGTAGTTTCCTGTAAACCAAAATATTATATTAGAATGGCAGATTCGGAAATGACACGTAATCCGCAAAGTTGGATGCTCGATTTTTCAGATAAACCAAAGTGGAGTTATTGTCAGGGACTGGAACTGCAAGCAATTTTACAAGTTTATAATAAAACCGGTGAAAAAAAGTATTTTGATTATGCTGAAAGTTTTGCCGATACGATGATAAATAACAACGGTTCAATAAAAACTTACGAACTTGAAAAATACAATTTGGATATGTTGAATTCAGGAAAAATCCTGTTTCCGATTTATGATATAACCCAAAAAACAAAATACAAAAAAGCAATAGATTTATTAAAAAGTCAAACTGATAACCAGCCAAGAGTTTCAAACGGTGGATTTTGGCACAAGAAAATTTATCCGCACCAGGTTTGGTTGGATGGAATTTATATGGCAATGCCTTTTTTAGCTCAATATGGAAAAGAATTCAATCAACCGGAATTATTTGATGATATTACGTCTCAAATTATTAATGCAGAAAAAGATTTGAAGGATGAAAAAACCGGATTGCTTTATCACGGGTGGGAGGAAAGTCGCCAACAACGTTGGTCTGACCCGATTACAGGACGTTCACCTAATTTTTGGTCGAGAAGTATAGGTTGGTATATGATGGCATTAGTCGATGTGTTGGATTTTTTACCTGAAAATCATCCGAAGCGCACAGATATTATTCGCATTTTGAATGATTTATCTAAATCACTCGAAAAATATCAGGATAAAAAAACCGGAATGTGGTATCAGGTAACAGATAAAGGAGGAAAAGAAGGAAATTATTTAGAATCTTCCGGCTCTATTATGTTTATTTATGCTTGGGTTAAAGGAGCTCAAAAAGGATATCTTCCTGAAGAATTTCTAAAAAAAGGGGAAAAAGCATATCAACAGTATGTAGAACAATTTATCAAAGAAAATCCTGATGGAACAATCAGTTTAACAAATGTTTGCTCTGTAGCAGGACTTGGCGGAAATCCATATAGAGATGGAAGTTATGAATATTACATTTCAGAGCCCAAAAGAGACAATGACGCTAAAGCAGTTGCTCCCTTTATTATGGTAAGTATTATGTTAAACAAATAA
- a CDS encoding conserved exported hypothetical protein (Evidence 4 : Unknown function but conserved in other organisms), which translates to MKDRFCAFLFVIVFLPFLLFSQPIKKNEIPRDTSYTIYSAYKKIKKNYPFISLIDEKLPKGVIQNKNITYKIIDQTDYGKRELKLTVFRPEDKQIYPAVLIIHGGGWSSGTPGMMNAFAQNLCLKGFAAVCVEYRLTPEAIYPAAVDDLNDAVMWIYKNATRYKLNKNKIAVAGFSAGGQLASLIGTKNKDKLIKAVVNVDGITNFLEKETIDRAEKAKRENTKIPVDALWLGGTFSEKSEVWKDASSVFWVTENSAPTLFICSSIPRFHNGRDEYIQNLNSFGIYSDAYTFDNCPHSFWLFSPWQSITIQKMVDFFYKILK; encoded by the coding sequence ATGAAAGACAGGTTTTGCGCGTTTTTATTTGTAATTGTTTTTTTGCCTTTTTTATTGTTTTCTCAACCGATAAAAAAGAACGAAATCCCTCGGGATACATCGTACACAATTTACAGCGCGTATAAAAAGATTAAGAAAAATTATCCGTTTATTTCTTTAATTGATGAAAAATTGCCGAAAGGAGTAATTCAAAACAAAAACATCACTTATAAAATAATCGATCAAACGGATTATGGTAAACGTGAACTCAAACTCACTGTTTTCAGACCTGAGGATAAGCAAATTTATCCGGCGGTTCTTATTATTCACGGTGGAGGTTGGAGCTCAGGCACTCCCGGTATGATGAATGCGTTTGCACAAAACCTGTGTTTAAAAGGATTCGCGGCGGTTTGTGTTGAATATCGTTTAACTCCCGAAGCGATTTATCCTGCGGCGGTGGATGATTTGAACGACGCTGTTATGTGGATATATAAAAACGCAACGAGATATAAATTGAATAAAAATAAAATTGCGGTTGCCGGATTTTCCGCCGGAGGCCAATTGGCTTCGCTTATCGGAACAAAGAACAAGGATAAACTCATAAAAGCGGTTGTAAATGTAGATGGCATTACAAATTTTCTTGAAAAAGAAACCATAGATAGAGCCGAAAAAGCAAAGCGGGAAAACACGAAAATTCCTGTAGATGCACTTTGGCTTGGAGGAACTTTTTCAGAAAAATCCGAAGTTTGGAAAGACGCGTCTTCTGTTTTTTGGGTAACGGAAAATTCAGCGCCTACTCTTTTTATTTGCAGTTCTATTCCCCGCTTTCACAATGGAAGAGATGAGTATATACAGAATCTAAATTCATTTGGAATTTATTCCGACGCATATACATTTGATAATTGTCCGCATAGTTTTTGGCTTTTTTCTCCCTGGCAATCAATTACAATACAAAAAATGGTTGATTTTTTTTACAAAATACTGAAATAA
- a CDS encoding conserved hypothetical protein (Evidence 4 : Unknown function but conserved in other organisms), protein MAHKYIWIVLFLLLADFGTLNSQTLAFPGAEGAGMYTTGGRGGKVIYVTSLEDTNEPGTLRWAINQKGSRLVLFKVSGVIQLNSPLKINKGDITIAGQSAPGDGICIRNHETIISADNVVVRYMRFRLGDNAKEAIDAFSGKGCKNVIVDHCSMSWSVDEVSSFYDNENFTMQWCLIAESLRNSVHNKGEHGYGGIWGGKNASFHHNFFVSHDNRTPRFCGSRYSGFPELEKVDFRNNVIYNWGSNDSYAGEGGSYNIVNNYYKPGPATKSDKHFLNPYADDGKNHQPAGIYGKFYVKGNVMKGNCKITKDNALGIKLNTTFEKYAPNVTLNDVIQKTEFPMPAVKTQSAKKAYKDVLKFSGCSLIRDTLDKRYVTETETGTFTYNGSKGSTKGLIDSQNDVGGWPAYKSLPAPQDSNDDGIPDGWLEKKYPNKKANDVDISGYTYVEMYLNSLVKNIK, encoded by the coding sequence ATGGCACATAAATATATTTGGATAGTTTTATTCCTTCTTTTAGCCGATTTTGGGACTCTTAATTCCCAAACTTTGGCATTTCCCGGAGCGGAAGGAGCCGGAATGTACACTACAGGAGGACGCGGCGGAAAGGTAATTTATGTAACATCCTTGGAAGATACGAATGAACCCGGCACTTTGCGCTGGGCGATAAATCAAAAAGGAAGCAGATTGGTGTTGTTTAAGGTTTCCGGTGTTATTCAATTGAACAGTCCATTGAAAATTAACAAAGGAGACATTACCATTGCCGGACAAAGCGCGCCCGGCGATGGTATTTGTATCAGAAATCATGAAACAATTATCAGCGCTGATAACGTTGTAGTACGCTATATGCGGTTTCGGCTTGGCGATAACGCCAAAGAAGCCATTGATGCTTTTTCCGGGAAAGGATGCAAGAATGTAATTGTTGATCATTGCAGTATGAGTTGGAGTGTTGATGAGGTTTCATCTTTTTACGATAATGAAAATTTTACTATGCAATGGTGTTTGATTGCTGAAAGTTTGCGAAATTCCGTTCATAACAAAGGTGAACATGGTTACGGCGGAATCTGGGGCGGTAAAAATGCAAGTTTTCATCATAATTTTTTTGTGAGCCACGATAATCGGACTCCCCGTTTTTGTGGGAGCAGATACAGCGGTTTTCCTGAACTTGAAAAAGTTGATTTTAGGAACAATGTAATTTACAATTGGGGAAGTAATGATTCTTATGCCGGTGAAGGTGGAAGTTATAACATTGTGAACAATTATTACAAACCAGGACCGGCTACTAAATCCGACAAACATTTTCTAAATCCATACGCGGATGATGGTAAAAATCATCAACCTGCAGGTATTTATGGTAAGTTTTATGTGAAAGGAAATGTGATGAAAGGAAATTGTAAAATAACGAAAGACAACGCTCTTGGTATAAAATTGAATACAACTTTTGAAAAATATGCTCCAAATGTTACATTGAATGATGTTATTCAAAAAACAGAATTTCCAATGCCCGCCGTTAAAACTCAATCGGCAAAAAAAGCATATAAAGACGTGTTGAAATTTTCAGGATGTTCATTAATTAGAGATACGTTAGACAAACGTTATGTAACGGAAACCGAAACGGGAACCTTTACATATAATGGTTCAAAAGGAAGCACAAAAGGATTAATTGATAGTCAAAATGATGTAGGTGGTTGGCCCGCATATAAATCATTACCGGCGCCGCAAGATAGTAATGATGATGGAATTCCTGACGGTTGGCTCGAAAAAAAATATCCGAATAAAAAAGCAAACGATGTTGATATATCCGGATATACTTATGTGGAAATGTATCTGAATAGTTTAGTAAAAAACATCAAATAA
- a CDS encoding Fibronectin type III domain protein — protein MKTINKLIYFVMLFATTFIVSCSNDFTEYLETQYARLFSPINLTAKIQNKVDVKLTWTVSDNVESYVVEVYENDSLTFSGTPVMTISDITPNQVPYTITGLKGETKYSARVKAVSSSVDESKWTGVYFKTDAENIFFAFEDGDIQATSVTLRWPAGQTATDILITPGDITHTLTTDEIAAGVVTITGLTGETEYTAKLMNGTSTRGTATFTTLVDLGGAIAVYPTDDLAALLAAANSGDAFALYPGNYGSTTKFVVPVNVEIKAVYPNDRPILNGYISLENGSSLLMKELIMDGTGLTDGNQTIVFNTAATTYGGLDIEGCEIKNYVKGLYYVNVASTVESIIINNNIIHDIECSGGDFMDCRTGVVKVLTFTNNTVYNSAAARDFIRMDDSSGTFSGITSQITIGHNTLYKVSNTDGKRLLYVRFVNNAITFTNNIVAETRAMFSNQSKTSVPSFNNNNYFNAPNLTSTAPTVTASFYDDSASTLDPGFTSAETGNFTITNETVKDKAIGDPRWR, from the coding sequence ATGAAAACAATAAATAAATTAATATATTTTGTAATGTTATTTGCAACCACATTTATTGTAAGCTGTTCAAATGATTTCACAGAATATCTGGAAACTCAATATGCGCGTCTATTTTCACCAATAAATTTGACTGCAAAAATACAAAACAAAGTTGATGTTAAATTAACTTGGACTGTGTCTGACAATGTAGAAAGCTATGTAGTTGAGGTGTACGAAAATGATAGTTTAACTTTCTCAGGAACCCCGGTAATGACTATTAGCGATATTACTCCAAATCAAGTTCCTTATACTATAACAGGATTAAAAGGAGAAACAAAATATTCAGCCAGAGTTAAAGCTGTAAGCTCTTCTGTAGATGAATCAAAATGGACGGGAGTATATTTTAAAACCGATGCCGAAAACATATTTTTTGCATTTGAAGATGGAGATATTCAGGCAACTTCAGTAACGTTACGTTGGCCAGCAGGACAAACAGCAACAGATATTCTTATCACTCCGGGAGATATAACACACACATTAACTACCGACGAAATTGCCGCCGGTGTAGTTACAATAACAGGTTTAACAGGCGAAACCGAATATACTGCAAAATTAATGAACGGTACTTCCACAAGAGGAACTGCAACTTTCACAACTTTAGTAGATCTTGGAGGAGCTATTGCGGTTTATCCTACAGATGATTTAGCTGCGTTACTTGCGGCAGCAAATTCCGGTGATGCTTTTGCACTTTATCCCGGAAATTATGGTTCTACAACAAAATTTGTTGTTCCTGTGAATGTCGAAATTAAAGCAGTTTATCCAAATGATAGACCAATTTTAAATGGTTATATTTCACTCGAAAATGGGTCTTCATTATTAATGAAAGAACTTATAATGGATGGTACCGGATTAACCGATGGCAATCAAACAATAGTATTTAATACGGCGGCAACTACTTATGGAGGTCTTGATATTGAAGGATGTGAGATAAAAAACTATGTAAAAGGTTTATATTATGTGAATGTTGCATCTACGGTAGAATCTATTATAATTAATAATAATATTATTCATGATATTGAATGTAGCGGAGGAGACTTTATGGATTGTCGGACGGGTGTAGTTAAAGTACTTACTTTTACTAATAATACAGTGTATAATAGCGCTGCTGCACGTGATTTTATTAGAATGGATGATTCTTCTGGAACATTCTCTGGAATCACTTCACAAATCACAATTGGTCATAATACATTATATAAAGTTAGTAATACTGATGGTAAAAGACTTCTGTATGTGCGTTTTGTAAACAACGCTATTACATTTACAAATAATATTGTTGCAGAAACAAGAGCAATGTTTTCAAATCAAAGTAAAACAAGTGTTCCAAGTTTCAATAATAATAATTACTTCAACGCACCAAATCTTACATCTACAGCGCCTACTGTAACTGCAAGCTTTTATGATGATTCCGCGTCAACGTTAGATCCAGGATTTACTTCTGCTGAAACGGGCAATTTTACCATAACCAATGAAACAGTTAAAGATAAAGCTATTGGAGACCCGCGTTGGAGATAA